One region of Nycticebus coucang isolate mNycCou1 chromosome 10, mNycCou1.pri, whole genome shotgun sequence genomic DNA includes:
- the LOC128596540 gene encoding vomeronasal type-1 receptor 2-like: MASMDLKIGIIFLLQIVIGILGNFSLLYRYMFIYVRGCRPRSMDLMLKHLTVANSLVILSKGIPQVMIAFGLKYLIDYFGCKIFLYVHRVARGVSIGTTCLLSIFQLITINPRNSRWAEIKVKAPKYIGPSSILCWVLHMLVNIIFPIYGMGKLRNTNITKRKDLGYCLTPLHDRVIDSIYSVLTSFHDILCLSLMVWASSAMVFILYRHKQQVRHIHRSNFSPRSSPETRATQSILVLVGTFVSFYAFSSIIYVYSAVFDNSSWWVVNAATLITACFPTISPFVLMNRDPSISRFCCICHGRNT; this comes from the coding sequence ATGGCCTCCATGGATTTGAAAATAGGAATTATCTTCCTATTGCAGATTGTCATTGGAATCCTGGGGAATTTTTCACTCTTATATCGTTATATGTTCATTTATGTCAGGGGATGTAGGCCACGATCCATGGATTTGATGCTCAAGCACCTGACTGTAGCCAACTCCTTGGTCATTCTCTCTAAAGGAATTCCACAGGTCATGATAGCTTTTGGGTTGAAATATTTAATCGACTATTTTGGATGCAAAATTTTCTTATATGTTCACAGAGTGGCCAGGGGAGTGTCCATTGGTACTACCTGCCTCTTGAGTATCTTCCAGCTGATCACAATCAACCCTAGGAACTCCAGGTGGGCAGAGATTAAAGTGAAAGCCCCAAAGTACATTGGCCCCTCCAGTATCCTGTGCTGGGTTCTCCACATGCTGGTAAATatcatttttcctatttatggAATGGGAAAACTGAGAAACACAAACATCACGAAGAGAAAAGATCTTGGATATTGTCTCACTCCGCTTCATGACAGAGTCATTGATTCCATATATTCGGTCCTGACCTCTTTCCATGATATTTTATGTTTGAGTCTCATGGTCTGGGCCAGCAGCGCTATGGTTTTCATTCTGTACAGGCACAAGCAGCAGGTCCGACACATTCACAGGAGCAATTTCTCCCCCAGATCGTCCCCTGAGACAAGAGCCACCCAAAGCATCCTTGTCTTGGTGGGCACTTTTGTATCATTTTATGCCTTTTCCTCCATCATTTACGTTTATTCAGCTGTCTTTGATAACTCCAGTTGGTGGGTGGTGAACGCTGCTACACTAATCACTGCGTGTTTTCCGACTATTAGCCCGTTTGTTCTCATGAACCGTGACCCCAGCATATCCAGGTTCTGCTGTATCTGCCATGGGAGAAATACATGA